The genomic DNA AACGAAGTAGTGAGCTAGTACAAGAAGGCAGAGCAAGCAGGGTAGATAGCAACGATACCTTAAGGACAAATAATGCAGAATCGGGTTCAGCTGGTAGGTCGAATGAAGAAATACAAAGATATCGAGACCGATTCGGCAATCTGCCTGGACCAAGTAATGAACCACCAGTCATCGAGAGAACAACTCAAAGCGAATCGGATAATTATCAGACAGCTACTTATCAAAATCCACCTAGGCAACAACGAAGTAGTGAGCTAGTACAAGAAGGCAGAGCAAGCAGGGTAGATAGCAACGATACCTTAAGGACAAATAATGCAGAATCGGGTTCAGCTGGTAGGTCGAATGAAGAAATACAAAGATATCGAGACCGATTTGGCAATCTGCCTGGACCAAGTAACGAACCACCAGTCATTGAGAGAACAAATCAAAGAAAACCGGCTAACTACCAGACAGCTACTTATCAAAATCCACCTAGGCAGCAACGAAGTAGTGAGCTAGTGCAAGAAGCTCAAGCTAGTAGGGTAGATAACAATGACTCGTTAAGGACAAACAATGCAGAATGGAATCAAACTGGTAGGGCGAACGAAGAATTTCAAAGATATCGAGACCGATTTGGTAATCTGCCTGGACCAAGTAACGAACCACCAGTCATCGAGAGAACAACCCAAAGCGAACCGGATAATTATCAGACAGCTACTTATCAAAATCCACCTAGGCAGCAACGAAGTAGTGAGCTAGTGCAAGAAAGTCAAGCTAGTAGGATAGATAACAATGACTCATTAAGGACAAACAATGCAGAATTGAGTCAAACTGGTAGGGCTGACGAAGAATTTCAAAATCTTCGTGCTCGATTTGAAAACCTGACTGGTACAAGCAGTGAACCATCACTTTCAAAGAAAAAGAGTCGTGGAGAGAGTGAACATCAAGGAACTTCTTATCATAGAGCTATCACCAGGCATGACAGTAGTGAAAGCGTACGTAAAGTAAACGAAAGCGCAGTTGATACGAATGATTCATCATCTGCAAATAAAATAAAATCGAATCAAACCGGCTTGACGAATGAAGAATTCCAAAACCGTCGCGCTCGATTTGAAAATCCTAGTGTAAAAAGTGATAACCGCCTTGCAACAGAAGCAACGGGTCAAGTGAGGGCAGCGAGAGACCAGTTTGAAAAAGCGAGCAATCTTCCTGACGACCGACCAGCTCCAGAATCCACGGGACGAGTGAGAGCAACGAGGGACCAGTTTGAAAAAGCAAATGCCCATCCAAATGAGCGACCAGTTCCAGAATCCACGGGACGAGTGAGAGCAACGAGGGACCAGTTTGAAAAAGCGAATGCCCATCCAAATGAGCGACCAGTTCCCGAATCAACGGGTCGAGTGAGAGCAGCGAGAGATCAGTTTGAAAAAGCGAGTGACCTTCCTGACGACCGACCAGCTCCAGAATCCACGGGACGAGTGAGAGCAGCGAGGGACCAGTTTGAAAAAGCGAATGCCCATCCAAATGAGCGACCAGTTCCCGAATCAACGGGTCGAGTGAGGGCAGCGAGAGACCAGTTTGAAAAAGCGAATGCCCATCCAAATGAGCGACCAGTTCCCGAATCAACGGGTCGAGTGAGGGCAGCGAGAGACCAGTTTGAAAAAGCGAGTAATCTTCCCAATGACCGACCAGTTTCCGAATCAACGGGTCGAGTTGAAGAGATGCGAAGACAGTACGAGTCCAGAAATGGGAGAGAAACTGAAGCTAGTGTCTCTAACGAAACATTCCAACAACAAAATGGCTTGGCTAATGAAAGATTTCGTCAACGCCGAGACCAATTTGAAAATCCTGTTGTAACAAGTAGTGATGGATCAAAATCAGAAGAAACTGCTATAGCCGATCAGCTAGATCGTAGAAAAGAAACAAGCAACCAACCTACTGCTAACTCTGCTGATCAAACAGGTATCGCTGCTGGTAATACGAAAAAAATCCGTGAATTGTTAGCTGATAAACTCAAATTTAATCCAGTAGAGAAAGTACCACCTGAAACAAATACCCAAACAGCTACTCAAATAGATAGTTCCCATCCACCAGTAGAGGAATCTGCCTCTGACACTCAAAACAGCCAAATGAGAAATCAGATGCGTGAAGGTGGTGAACTGAGATCAACGAAACTGGATGGAACGAGTACAGCAACTGGAGGAATGGATAAAAAGCAGTCGCAAAGCACAGTTGATTCTTTAGATAAACTTGGAATAGACGTGAGTAGTGATACTTTTGGTTTAAATGAGAATGCTTCAGATAAAACGGATAAATCTACTGAGACCGATTCTATGAACGACGATGTAGAATTGCCAGGATCAGTACCGCTTACAGAAAAAAAGAAAATCCATACAAAAAAAAGCCGAGCGATTCAAATCGGAAGACTTTTGTTGAACTTACTACCATTAGCATCTTGGCCGTTGATCAGTATGTGGGTAACTGGCATTTTAGGTATCGTTCCAATTTACTTTGCTATGTATGGACTACCATTAACTCGGTTTATTTACGTGACTATTTTGATTGCCGTTTATGGACCAAAACTCATCAACTATATTCTTAAACTTCGTTCTAGAATACAAACCTATCGCCAGGCAGAACGAAGTCGACAGAGAAACTTAGAAGATCGAGTGATTGATCCAAAAGAAAAATCAATTCAAAGAGAAACTGCCGCTCATGAGAAAGAAACAGCAAAAACAAAACAACAGAATCACTCATCAGAAAAAGTCAGTCCTGAAAATTCAGAAAAAGACAAATCTGTAAAGGGTTATTTTAAAAGAAATTGGAAATCTCTCGCCATCATCTTTGGTGTTGGGATAGTTGTAGCAGGAATTGGTATCGCACTGACACCAGTAATAGCACCATATATATTTGCGATAGCCACTTCAACTCCGTTATTTATGTACAAAGTAACTTCAGTTATTGCAATGGCACTTGCGGTTTCCTTTGGTGTGACCGCCTTGAGTAAAGGACTGCATGCACTACAAAGAAAGTTTTATAAAAAAGAAGATCAAACATTAGAAACCACAACACAAAAAGAAACAATCGAAAAAAATTCTTTAGAGGTAGATAAGAATTTTGATAAAGCCTATGAAAAAGTGGATAAGGATGATCGGGCACCTGCCCATGATAATTCGTCAATAAAAAGTGCTGGTTCAAAAGAAGATGGCATAAAACTCGCTAGTAATGAGACGAAATCAATGGAAAAAAGTCCATATGCATGGGTCTATGGTCAAGAGACAGAAAACAAAACCCAAAATGAAGCGAATCGTTCAAGTCGGTCGAATTCGTTCAATACCCATGAAACACTTCATGTGAAAGCGGATATTCATGAGCCACCATCACAGTCCTCTCGTGATAACCGTACGACGAATCAATTAGGTGAAGCCGCAAGACATCGGTTGGATAATACAAAATCTGAAAGTAATCCACAGATTACTGAACAGAATAAGGGAATCAATCGTCAGCCGGCCGTCAAAGAGGCATTTGATTCAATCAAACAAAAAGCAATTTCGAAGAGTAATAATGTCAGTGGCAAGCCCCTACTGAAAGGTCAAATATCTTTTGAAAAATAAAGAATACGGAGAGAGATTCAATGAATAAAATCAAACTAATGAGCATATTTAGCGTCATCTTGTTGCTCTTGCATTTTCCAGTGAGTGTTTATGCTACTTTTAATGATTATATGCTCAATGAGATCCATCAAGGAAAGAGCTTACGTGCATGGTTGTATGACGAAGGAGAAAACGCAATCTCTCAACAAATCAATGCTACACCACAAGTAGATGGTTCTTTGGGGGTTGATGTGGGGGATAGTGTGAGTTTTTCGGTTAATATTCCTACCTACGCCCTGGTGGCAGACCGAGGTGGTTGGATTCCAGCACTGACGGGAGGTAAGAGTGGAAATACGCCTGTCCCCAATTACTTTTATACTCAGATGCGTTATGGAAAGTCACCAAATCTGCCAGGTAATTTTAGCATAGGTGAGGTGACCGCGACAAATCTTCCTTCGGGAGTGACCATTAGCAGGGTAGTTGGCCCGACTACGGGAAATCTTACAAGAGTTGATGTGACAGTTACTAGGTCACAGGTGAGTGCGGCAAATGGCCATACTAACTCAATCAATCTTAACTTGAGTTCGCTTTATTTAGATACATGGGCAATTGATCCAACAACTGCTGATTTTTTTGGAAACAACCCGATTAATGTAGGGGGTATTACACTTACTAATCTTAATTTGGGCACATTGTCACTGCGAACAAAAAATTTAATCAGAGTGAGATATATCGATGAGGAAAGTAATGAACTCCGAGATCCACTGGTAGAACAAATGGAGGTTGGTCAAAACTATGCGTATACACCTCCAGTCATTCCGGGATATACCTTCAGCAGATTATCATCTGGAAGCGCAAGTGCTTCCGGTCAGATGGCAGCTGGTCCGGAAAGACTTGTTGAATTTGTCTATACAAAGAATCCAACGGTGGGCGGAGCGATCACGGTGAACCACGAATTTATCGGTGCTTCAAGTATGAATAGCAGTGAACGATTCACAAACGTGGGGAATGTGGGCGATCGATTTGAATTGACACCTAGAACAGAAGCTGGCTGGCAAGTAAAAGGTGAATTGCCAGAAGTGGTAGTGACAGAACAAGCACAAACGGTGACGATTCAATACGAGCGAAAACCTGGAGGTGCCATCACCGTCAATCATGAATTCATTGGCGATTCTTCTATGAATACGAACGAAGTGATTACAGATGTCGGGAATGTCGGTGATCGTTTTGAAATGACGCCACGAAAAGAAGCGGGTTGGCAAGTAAAAGGTGAGTTGCCAGAAGTGATAGTGACAGAACAAGCACAAACGGTGACGATCCAATACGAGCGAAAACCTGGAGGTGCCATCACCGTCAATCATGAATTCATTGGTGATTCTTCTATGAATACGAACGAAGTGATTACAGATGTCGGGAATGTCGGTGATCGTTTTGAAATGACGCCACGAAAAGAAGCGGGTTGGCAAGTAAAAGGTGAGTTGCCAGAAGTGATAGTGACAGAACAAGCACAAACGGTGACGATCCAATACGAGCGAAAACCTGGAGGTGCCATCACCGTCAATCATGAATTCATTGGCGATTCTTCTATGAATACGAACGAAGTGATTACAGATGTCGGGAATGTTGGTGATCGTTTTGAAATGACGCCACGAAAAGAAGCGGGTTGGCAAGTAAAAGGTGAGTTGCCAGAAGTGATAGTGACAGAACAAGCACAAACGGTGACGATCCAATACGAGCGAAAACCTGGAGGTGCCATCACCGTCAATCATGAATTCATTGGCGATTCTTCTATGAATACGAACGAAGTGATTACAGATGTCGGGAATGTCGGTGATCGTTTTGAATTGACGCCACGAACAGAAGCGGGTTGGCAAGTAAAAGGTGAATTGCCAGAAGTGATAGTGACAGAACAAGCACAAACGGTGACGATCCAATACGAGCGGAAACCTGGAGGTGCCATCACCGTCAATCATGAATTCATTGGCGATTCTTCTATGAATACGAACGAAGTGATTACAGATGTCGGGAATGTCGGTGATCGTTTTGAAATGACGCCACGAAAAGAAGCGGGTTGGCAAGTAAAAGGTGAGTTGCCAGAAGTGATAGTGACAGAACAAGCACAAACGTTAACGATCCAATACGAGCGTAAAGTTGGCGGTCAAGTAGTCGTCAACCACATTTTTGAGGAAGCACCTGAAAAAAATCGAATGGACATTCTACTTGGACGTTGGGGAGAAGCTTTTAAGGCGGAGCCAATGCAAATAGCTGGTTGGGAAGTAAAAGAAACCATCGGCCAACCTACAGGTGTATTTACAGATGAGAAGCAAGAGATAAATTTCATCTATGTTAGGAATGAGGAGCAGCCGATACCAGAGGAAGACAAACCTAATGATAATAAGGATAAGTACCCTGAGACAAAACCGGTGGACCAAACAACTAACAAAAAAACTTCAACTAAAAAGAATGATGGGGTCGCAATCAGAAGAAAAGAAGAGAAGCGTTCGCTACCAAGATTGAATAGTCAAGCAGGTATTTCCTTAACTGTAGTAGGGACGTCAATGGTTGCATTTGTCTTTTGGAAACAACTAAAAAAGCGAACTAAATGTAAAAATAAATGATACCAAACGTTTGATTTAAAGGAGGAGTTCGATGATCACCAATGAACAGCCAGATCCAGAGGTAAAAATGCTACAAAAAACATCCTTGAAAACACCTAAATTTGGTTTTATGGGACTGAAATATTTAGGAAGATTTGTCGTAAAAGTGACGAAGATGATCAAAAATAGAATCACAAAAAAGAAAGAAAAAGAGCAATCACCTTTAGAAGCATCTGCTAATACGACGAAGGCAACTAAAAAACAACCTGTCAAGTTGGAAGCTGCGAAAGAAAAAGCGCCTGTTGTAAAAAATATCGCAACAAAAACCAATCGGAACCTTTTTCAGTTTTTATACAAATTAGGAGCGAACTTCATGAAGTTTGATCTATTAAAGAGTATAAAGACACTCGGTATTGGTGCTACCTCTTCACAACGAAGAATTAAATCAGCCGAAGTCAAAACAGTGAAAGCGGCAAAACAACAATCCGTTGCTAAAATCAAAAAATTGAGCTTTTCCACAGTAAAAAAAGAGGCAATCAGTAAAAGTAATAAAATCAATCAATTATCAAAAAATAATCAGTTAACTAGAAGACCGTCATTGCAAAGATCATAAAGAATTCTCATGATCAATTGGAGGCATCCTGATTGGAGGAGAAAGAATGGAATATGAGCGTATGAGTGATGAACAACGAAGAAACGGTCGCGAAACTAAGCGAATCCAAACAACGAAAAGGATAGAAGAAAACAAGAGAGAGCAAGAACGCGTTTATTTGGAGAGTGTTCGATCGTCAGAGGGATTCAAACGTTCGTTACAAAAGAAAAATAAAAATAAGAAATAAGTCATTTTGTTCATAAATAATATCGCGAAGACAGATAAAGGATTTCTTTAAGAAAGTGGGAATGATAATGGATGAACAACTCATAAAATTAAACCAAAGAATTGCACGCATAAAAGATATCAATGATCCTGAATACGATCGCTTAGTAGCAGAGAGAAATAAGGTGCGACAACAAATCGCTGCGCGGAATGAAAGACAGTCGGCCGCTTCATCCAGTACCTCGAGAGTAACTGAAGTAAAAACTGATCCTAAAAAGATTCAGCAATTAACGGAAAAAATTTCAGAGAAACAAGCGCAAATAAACCGTATCAAAGATATGAGTGATCCCCGCTATGAAAAATTAGAAGCGGAGAAAACACAGTTGATCAGAGAAAGAGAAACTGAACGTCTCAAATCAGCTAAGAGTCATGAACTTACAGACAAAACAGGCATAGCTGGGCAAGCGAATAGGGACTCAACGATCGTCAAAACAGATTTAAAAAATGTCCAAAAAATGATCCACCACGATCTGGATCAACAATTTGAAAAACTATCTAATTTTTTTGAGGAGTATAAATTTCAGTATGATTCATCAAAGGATGAAAAAAACATCAAGGAATTAGGTGAGAATATCGACATGCATAAAAAAAGATATGACCTGAAGATGAAAAATAGTTTTAATGACGCGGGTTTCTATGGCAGGTTTAAGAAAAATGAAAAACAAAGTGAACTAGCACTCGGAAATTTTATCGAAACCTGGAAAGAAGACCAAGGCTACCATCGAGATACTCATTCCGCTATTGAAAAAATCCATGAATTGAAAGAAAAAATTGTAAAAAATCATAATTTAGAGAAATACAGTATGAAAGTCAACACAAAACAAAATGAATTAGCCGAATTACAAAGTAAAAAACAGCGAATCAATTTTTTTAGTAAGTATATTTTTAACCGCGAAAAATATCGTCAATTAAAAAATCAGATCCATGAATTAAAAAACGAATTGAATATTATAGGAGAAGCTCGATCACTAGCTATGAAAGGCGATTTCACAAAAGCAGAGGCTTTATTCAATGTGAGTGAACGCACAGGGACTTCTCATGAAGTGAAGCAGCGAAGACTTACTCAAAAAACGTTATCGCCTTCCTTGGCTACAAGTATTCCTGGTCCTAGTAAACTGCAAAACAAAATGGAAGCAAGCATAAGCAAATCAGCAGAAATCATGCAACGCAAGAGTTCAGAGAAATTGCGTAGTTCTTCCCCTAAAGAGCAACGCGCATAAAAAAAAGTATCTCTAATCGATAAAAATTTTATCGATTAGAGATATCAATGATTAATTGTCTGATGAATAGTCACGTTGTTAATTTATAAGAACTCTAACAAAGAAAGAATATTCGCTTGTTGCAACAGCTAAAAGTTAAGGAGTACCAATGAAAAGCAAAATAAATAGTAAAATAATCATCTTAATGACCGTATTAGTGATTCTTTTGACCCATCTACCTTTTCATTTTGCCTATGGATCAGAAACTAGTGAACCTGCACCCGAAAGCCAAAATGATCCAAGTTTAGGAGTAGAGAGAAATGCAACAATCACATTTGA from Enterococcus mundtii includes the following:
- a CDS encoding MucBP domain-containing protein, whose protein sequence is MNKIKLMSIFSVILLLLHFPVSVYATFNDYMLNEIHQGKSLRAWLYDEGENAISQQINATPQVDGSLGVDVGDSVSFSVNIPTYALVADRGGWIPALTGGKSGNTPVPNYFYTQMRYGKSPNLPGNFSIGEVTATNLPSGVTISRVVGPTTGNLTRVDVTVTRSQVSAANGHTNSINLNLSSLYLDTWAIDPTTADFFGNNPINVGGITLTNLNLGTLSLRTKNLIRVRYIDEESNELRDPLVEQMEVGQNYAYTPPVIPGYTFSRLSSGSASASGQMAAGPERLVEFVYTKNPTVGGAITVNHEFIGASSMNSSERFTNVGNVGDRFELTPRTEAGWQVKGELPEVVVTEQAQTVTIQYERKPGGAITVNHEFIGDSSMNTNEVITDVGNVGDRFEMTPRKEAGWQVKGELPEVIVTEQAQTVTIQYERKPGGAITVNHEFIGDSSMNTNEVITDVGNVGDRFEMTPRKEAGWQVKGELPEVIVTEQAQTVTIQYERKPGGAITVNHEFIGDSSMNTNEVITDVGNVGDRFEMTPRKEAGWQVKGELPEVIVTEQAQTVTIQYERKPGGAITVNHEFIGDSSMNTNEVITDVGNVGDRFELTPRTEAGWQVKGELPEVIVTEQAQTVTIQYERKPGGAITVNHEFIGDSSMNTNEVITDVGNVGDRFEMTPRKEAGWQVKGELPEVIVTEQAQTLTIQYERKVGGQVVVNHIFEEAPEKNRMDILLGRWGEAFKAEPMQIAGWEVKETIGQPTGVFTDEKQEINFIYVRNEEQPIPEEDKPNDNKDKYPETKPVDQTTNKKTSTKKNDGVAIRRKEEKRSLPRLNSQAGISLTVVGTSMVAFVFWKQLKKRTKCKNK